From a single Candidatus Brevundimonas phytovorans genomic region:
- the trxA gene encoding thioredoxin, with product MTFADPTLNPPADLIKDGTDASFMADVIEASKHQPVIVDFWATWCGPCRTLGPALEKAVRGAAGAVKMVKIDVDANPAYAGQLKVQSIPTVYAFVNGQPVDGFQGAIPDSQIKAFIDKLTGGAGVNTDIEQLLSLGEESLSLNDLGGAAQAFAHVLTMEADHPKAIAGMARVYLAEGDAEQARQTIAMAPADSPDPMVQSVRAQLALAASAPTGATAELEAKIAADPNDHQARFDLSLALASAGDLGGAVDQLLAIVKADREWNDQAARKQLLTVFEAAGGASEIARDGRRRLSSILFA from the coding sequence ATGACCTTCGCCGACCCGACGCTGAACCCGCCCGCCGACCTGATCAAGGACGGCACGGACGCCTCCTTCATGGCCGACGTGATCGAGGCCTCGAAACATCAGCCGGTCATCGTCGACTTCTGGGCCACCTGGTGCGGCCCGTGCCGGACCCTCGGTCCCGCTCTGGAGAAGGCCGTGCGCGGCGCCGCCGGCGCGGTGAAGATGGTCAAGATCGACGTGGATGCGAACCCGGCCTATGCGGGCCAGCTCAAGGTCCAGTCGATCCCGACCGTCTATGCCTTCGTCAACGGCCAGCCGGTCGACGGCTTCCAGGGCGCCATCCCCGACAGCCAGATCAAGGCCTTCATCGACAAGCTGACCGGCGGCGCCGGCGTCAACACCGACATCGAGCAACTGCTGTCGCTGGGCGAGGAATCCCTGTCGCTGAACGACCTGGGCGGCGCGGCCCAGGCCTTCGCCCACGTCCTGACCATGGAGGCCGACCACCCCAAGGCCATCGCCGGCATGGCCCGCGTCTACCTGGCCGAGGGCGACGCCGAACAGGCGCGCCAGACCATCGCCATGGCCCCTGCCGACTCCCCCGATCCCATGGTGCAAAGCGTCCGCGCCCAGCTGGCCCTGGCCGCCTCGGCCCCGACCGGCGCCACCGCCGAACTGGAAGCGAAGATCGCCGCCGATCCCAATGATCATCAGGCCCGTTTCGACCTGTCGCTGGCCCTGGCGTCGGCGGGTGATCTGGGCGGCGCCGTCGATCAGTTGCTGGCCATCGTCAAGGCCGACCGCGAGTGGAACGACCAGGCGGCGCGCAAGCAGCTGCTGACCGTGTTCGAAGCGGCCGGCGGCGCCAGCGAGATCGCCCGCGACGGCCGCCGTCGCCTGTCCTCCATCCTGTTCGCCTGA
- the map gene encoding type I methionyl aminopeptidase: MTKTPAEIELMAEAGRLLASVFTHLDGLTLAGLSTLQIDALVETFIVDQLQARPASKGQYGYGFVLNSSRNQVVCHGVPSADEILRDGDIVNLDITLEKNGFIADSSKTYLIGDVARPARRLVQATYEALWKGIRAVRPGATLGDIGHAIERHATKNGYSIVREFCGHGIGREMHEAPQVLHFGKPGTGLRLREGMVFTIEPMLNQGRRTVATLDDGWTVVTTDGKLSAQFEHTVCVTSNGVRVLTLRPDEARLAA; the protein is encoded by the coding sequence ATGACCAAGACCCCGGCCGAGATCGAACTGATGGCCGAGGCCGGGCGCCTGCTGGCCTCCGTCTTCACCCATCTGGACGGCCTGACGCTCGCGGGCCTGAGCACCCTGCAGATCGACGCCCTGGTCGAAACCTTCATCGTCGATCAGCTGCAGGCCCGCCCCGCCAGCAAGGGCCAGTACGGCTACGGCTTCGTGCTCAACAGCTCGCGCAATCAGGTCGTCTGCCACGGCGTGCCGTCGGCGGACGAGATCCTGCGCGACGGCGACATCGTCAATCTGGACATCACTCTGGAGAAGAACGGCTTCATCGCCGATTCCAGCAAGACCTATCTGATCGGCGACGTGGCCCGCCCCGCACGCCGTCTGGTCCAGGCCACCTATGAGGCCCTGTGGAAGGGCATCCGTGCCGTCCGTCCCGGCGCCACGCTGGGCGACATCGGCCACGCCATCGAACGCCACGCCACGAAGAACGGCTATTCCATCGTCCGCGAATTCTGCGGCCACGGCATCGGCCGCGAAATGCACGAAGCGCCCCAGGTCCTGCATTTCGGCAAGCCCGGAACCGGCCTGCGGCTGCGCGAAGGCATGGTCTTCACCATCGAACCCATGCTGAACCAGGGCCGCCGCACCGTCGCCACCCTGGACGACGGCTGGACCGTCGTCACCACCGACGGCAAGCTCTCCGCCCAGTTCGAACACACCGTCTGCGTCACCTCCAACGGCGTCCGCGTCCTGACCCTGCGCCCCGACGAGGCGCGGCTAGCCGCCTAG
- a CDS encoding ParD-like family protein, giving the protein MGIVNIEDELHEQLRRASKASCRSINAQAAFWIRIGMLGELNPGLSFQDLMARELKAAGVGAPDLSAAAA; this is encoded by the coding sequence ATGGGCATCGTCAATATCGAGGACGAACTGCACGAGCAGCTGCGCCGGGCCAGCAAGGCCTCGTGCCGCTCAATCAACGCCCAGGCCGCCTTCTGGATCAGGATCGGCATGCTGGGCGAGTTGAACCCCGGCCTCTCCTTTCAGGACCTGATGGCGCGCGAGTTGAAGGCGGCGGGCGTCGGCGCCCCTGATCTGTCGGCCGCCGCCGCATGA
- a CDS encoding prolyl-tRNA synthetase associated domain-containing protein — MADNDVAQTTHDHPAVFRVEEGLDLKAGLPGLHTKNLFLKDKKGRLWLISAAQDTVIDLKRAHRTLGSDRLSFGNETLMWETLGVRPGSVTALGLINDTDRRVTFVLDQRLWDAAVVNFHPLTNTATTALDQAAFRRVLTLLDREPLVVDFDALD; from the coding sequence ATGGCCGACAACGACGTGGCCCAGACCACCCACGACCACCCCGCCGTCTTCCGCGTCGAGGAGGGGCTGGACCTCAAGGCCGGCCTGCCCGGCCTGCATACCAAGAACCTGTTTCTCAAGGACAAGAAAGGCCGGCTGTGGCTGATCTCGGCGGCCCAGGACACGGTCATCGACCTGAAGCGCGCCCACCGGACGCTCGGCTCCGACCGTCTCTCCTTCGGCAACGAGACCCTGATGTGGGAGACGCTGGGCGTCCGTCCCGGCTCGGTCACGGCGCTGGGCCTGATCAACGACACCGACCGGCGCGTGACCTTCGTCCTCGATCAGCGCCTGTGGGACGCCGCTGTCGTCAACTTCCACCCCCTGACCAATACGGCGACCACCGCTCTGGATCAGGCCGCCTTCCGCCGCGTCCTGACCCTGCTGGACCGCGAACCCCTGGTCGTGGACTTCGACGCTCTGGACTAA